The Roseofilum capinflatum BLCC-M114 genome window below encodes:
- a CDS encoding late competence development ComFB family protein, translating to MSIQEIVEQALKDGYLTPAMEAEVGNICDNASELSIEEYMALDRLMGCLLTGEVVAVPRKQFINVMEELVLTESMTRVAAIEEKEGIKLDLGDVAAYALNRLPPLYATTEEGARYQRDRAKQELMELIKQQVEAAISKNQEKPQEPERQALGKSENVLSQVSHLLQAYAPNYEKKSQPLE from the coding sequence ATGAGTATCCAAGAGATTGTGGAACAGGCCCTCAAGGATGGCTATTTAACCCCAGCCATGGAAGCTGAGGTGGGTAATATTTGTGACAATGCCTCAGAGCTATCCATTGAGGAATACATGGCTTTAGACCGGTTAATGGGGTGTTTATTAACGGGCGAAGTGGTGGCAGTTCCTCGTAAGCAATTTATTAATGTGATGGAAGAATTGGTACTAACCGAGTCGATGACACGAGTGGCGGCGATCGAAGAGAAAGAGGGGATTAAACTAGATTTGGGTGATGTGGCAGCTTACGCCCTCAATCGTTTACCGCCCCTCTATGCGACCACAGAAGAAGGGGCCCGCTATCAACGCGATCGCGCCAAACAAGAGCTGATGGAGTTAATTAAACAGCAAGTTGAAGCTGCCATTTCTAAGAACCAAGAAAAACCCCAAGAACCGGAACGGCAAGCTCTGGGTAAGAGCGAAAACGTCCTCTCTCAGGTCAGCCATTTATTGCAAGCTTATGCTCCAAATTACGAGAAAAAATCTCAGCCCCTAGAATAA
- a CDS encoding sigma-70 family RNA polymerase sigma factor, with the protein MSQSVSLSWSTVGAGVPQAPVQPEKLSNTDLIVRCQAGLRPDKSAFAELVRRYQSHVNRMLYHLAPDWQDRADLGQEVWIRVYRNVKRLKEPAKFRGWLSRITTNLFYDELRKRKRMRPPISLDAPRRFDDEEISWELPADEPGPEESLTTTEFYEKLKQAIADLPETFRTTIILREIEGMAYEEIAEITGVSLGTVKSRIARARQRLQVQLQKYLNS; encoded by the coding sequence ATGAGTCAATCTGTTTCTTTATCCTGGTCAACGGTTGGGGCAGGAGTTCCTCAAGCACCTGTGCAGCCCGAAAAACTCTCAAACACCGATCTCATTGTTCGCTGTCAGGCGGGTCTTCGCCCTGACAAATCGGCGTTCGCTGAATTAGTCAGACGATATCAATCCCATGTCAATCGGATGCTCTATCATCTGGCTCCAGATTGGCAAGACCGGGCAGATTTAGGTCAGGAAGTCTGGATTCGCGTTTATCGTAATGTTAAGCGCCTAAAAGAGCCAGCTAAGTTTCGCGGGTGGTTAAGTCGGATTACCACCAATCTGTTTTATGATGAGCTGCGTAAGCGTAAACGGATGAGACCCCCGATTTCTTTAGATGCGCCGCGCCGCTTTGATGATGAGGAGATAAGTTGGGAACTTCCGGCTGATGAGCCAGGCCCGGAAGAGAGCCTGACGACAACAGAGTTTTACGAAAAACTGAAACAGGCGATCGCCGATTTGCCGGAAACTTTTCGTACAACGATTATCCTGCGAGAGATTGAAGGCATGGCCTATGAAGAAATTGCCGAAATTACTGGCGTATCTCTAGGAACGGTAAAATCTCGGATTGCTAGGGCGCGTCAACGCCTACAGGTTCAACTTCAGAAGTATCTCAACAGCTAG
- a CDS encoding anti-sigma factor family protein: MTPHFDCQPHSQKHGYLSPVPSRNDTSPHSHTGVPDMLKRDRFELLSAYLDGEASASESKQVEEWLDNDPTVQCLYQRLLKLRQGFEMLPTPPEEQPVEETVTQVMGRLERQPKRRALLWGTGAIAAAAVAALSTTFANSGQLFPRMAATPTPQEGAALMRIALDQPLISIPKSDNNPLGMPNATGDLHQMLQNDR, translated from the coding sequence ATGACTCCTCACTTTGATTGTCAACCCCATTCCCAGAAGCATGGATATTTATCTCCAGTTCCTTCCCGGAATGACACCAGCCCCCATTCACATACGGGTGTACCTGATATGTTAAAACGCGATCGCTTTGAACTGCTCAGTGCCTATCTCGATGGCGAAGCCAGTGCCTCGGAAAGCAAACAGGTGGAAGAATGGCTAGACAATGACCCCACGGTTCAATGTCTCTACCAACGCTTGCTCAAACTTCGTCAAGGCTTTGAAATGCTGCCTACTCCTCCCGAAGAGCAACCAGTGGAGGAAACGGTCACTCAAGTGATGGGCCGTTTAGAAAGACAACCCAAACGTAGGGCCCTATTATGGGGTACAGGGGCGATCGCTGCTGCTGCCGTAGCTGCCCTATCCACAACCTTTGCTAATTCTGGACAACTGTTCCCCCGAATGGCCGCAACTCCTACTCCCCAAGAAGGAGCTGCTCTGATGCGTATTGCTCTCGATCAACCCCTGATTTCTATCCCCAAATCCGATAACAATCCCTTGGGAATGCCCAATGCAACCGGCGATCTCCATCAGATGCTCCAGAACGACCGCTAA